tttcaTTCGTTAGTTagaattaatatttatcataattaagtttaattaatatttatttttattaaagttaaGCATCATTCATACTTAAAGTATTATAGAAGATAACTTTTAAcacatttttatgaaaatgagtCTTAAATGTGGAGTCATAGTTATTAAATATACTTTCATTAGATGTGAGTGAATAAGACAAGAAAGATTTatgattaagaataagttaattattttgacttaatacttaaaatcatttttaattttaagttatgatattaggttattttatcaaacatagttaatttacttaataacttaaattaagttattaaattactttaaattattaagttgatttaccaaatatCATCGTTTCAAGCTTCATGTTCCAACTATCCAAGCTTTATGTAAAGCATGACCTAGGACTTCATTTCAGGTGGAGCAACTTCTTATAACtagcaaaataaataataaaacagtACTTTgccaaatattaaaattgttcttCCCATCAAAAGGctcaatattatattttatctctaacatcattttcaaagtaattTTCCCACGATCTTCACACCACAACTTTCATACCACTTTTTGAGTTTGTGGAAGTTTTGATACCATTTATTGTGCTAATGGAAACGTCAATGTAAACATATTAAAGaaagaacaacaaaaaataaagcaaatcaCACAAAAGGTACATAAGGTTTTAACATAGTTCAATCAATCATGTTTACTTCTATGGATGAGAGAAAACTTTCCATTATatgataaagaatattatagaggacaAAAAATAGACAATATAACTATTAGATCCCTTGCATTTTCATCCTAAACCATGGAGCCCTTTTGCTTCACTTggtatttcttattttttctcataTCTCTATCTTACCTCTCTctcataattttcttcaatctaaaatatttataaagatattttcactaattttccttattctataagaaatctaattacaatcacatataaacttatgaaatattttaaataaatattccttttacaaaaaagaaatatattctaaatatgaatttgagacacttcccCGATATGAGCCACCGTTTATTTTCATGAGAGCATTTATATAATGTAACTAGGGTGTCTCACAgaatgttttttcttcttctaaacatttttttagtgaaaataattgaatatacaaacaaaatcaatttgataaatttacaCCCCCAAAAAGCAATATAGCAGCTTATCTAAACAAGAAATAgatcatattattaaaaaaagaaaaatcaacaaaaatcttGACCTTTTTAACAATTGTCAATATATGCCTTTTGGCGCAAAAATAATTGCTTGTGATTTGCTTCATGTTTTTTAGGTGTCAATATTGAAAAAAGATGATCTTCATACAATATCAAGTTTTCTCTTCAGATATCTTTGACACCGGAAAAAAGGGCATTTCCTAAAGTGACAACAGAAAGCATGTTGGCATGTAAATTAAAAGCATCAAGGgttaggttttttgttttttttttcaataatagtaTAAATAATAGTGATAGATGGAAAGAATTAGTGATAAATAtgaccaaaaaaattattattattattattattattttggttttttaagtTTTCTCTTTGAGCTCTTTCTCCTCAAAGAGAAAGAAGGGGTAAATAATTTGTGTTCTTCCGGGTTTCAAACCTTTATGGTCTAAAATATCAAGCCTCAAGAGGTGGATTTGAAgcaaatttcatcaaataaaataaaataaaataaattggggAAGTCCCCTGGCCAAAGGGGTCAATTGATGGATGAAGTTAATTTCAACTATCTTTGCCTGCATTTAAAATTAAGTCCCAAACTCTTGGATGAAGCTAAGACAACCAACTCCAAATCAAAGTCAAACTCATTGGAGCTTCTATCCTGCATTCAACTACCATTACTATTGTGCCAGCGGAAGGgttaatgtaaatatattaaaggaagaacactaaaataaaatagttcACACAAAAGGTACATGGGATTTTAACATGGTTCGGTCAATCATGTTTATATTTAGGGATGAAAGAGAATCATTCTACTATActatagagaatattatagaggataGAAACGAATATAACTATTAAGTTCTTGAaacatttcatatttctttaCTCTTTGTATCCGCACTTTAAACCACGAATCCTCTAACTCCATTGGGTGTGTCACATTCTTcttcacatctctatccatcttgtatagtttttataaatttctcgtaatctagaatatttataaaaatatttttgataactttctttattctataaagaaatctaatattataataatatataacttagaaaatattatatacaatatttttaacaaaaataatctttattaattagaaatttgagacatttttcaattattacaaTTATTATACTGGAATTgctaattacaaatattttgcttatagattttgattattttcttttatttttcttttctgaaatACAACTCCCATCAACTTGGAACAATGCACTAGTCATTCCATACTACTTCACAATGGTATCGTATCATAATATGAAACAAAACTTTGTTGTGACCCCGTAGCTGAGAGACTAATTAATACTTACAAATGCTCTATTAGCTGTACTAGAGATGTATATGTACCCAATACTGCAACTAAAATGCCCATTAGCATAATCCCCCCTATAATCACCAACTCAAATCCAAATCTTCTGTAAGTGCCGGAAATCTTCAAGTAGCATAAGCATGGAAGCAAAATCGAAGCTGTGACACTCAAACATGCTCCAACTATCGACATGAGATATCCGAAAAAAGGGAGTGCCAGGGCTACAACAATGGTGCTGATCACCAAGCTGGTCTTCATTACAAATCTTAAGGGGCTTTTGGAGTAGTCATATGGAAACCAGTTTTCAGTAGCATCCAAAATTGGTCTAACCATCAATGCATACTTTGATAGGGGACTGATCAGAGTGGTGTATACTGCAACTCTAGAGCTGAGTTTATCGATTGGGAGATTTAAAGTTATCTGAGATTGTACCTTGGACCCAAACATTAAGCATCCCAAAGTTGCCATTGATGTGTAAGTAATCGTACAGAAGAGATAGCATATAGCCAAGGCCTGCAATGAAAGACAACAAATGGAGAAACACTTgttaaactaccaattttcctaagaAAAAACCTCACATGTAGGTATGAACGACCCCATATCCACCACAAGTGAGGAGATAAACTTGTAGGTAAACAACTACAAATTGAGAAACAAATATACGGCGATGCTTGAATACATGACCTTCTGATCAAataaagctttgataccatgttaaactaacaattttcctaaaaacttatCCTCATATGCGGGTATGAATAGTCCCATATCCACATGTGAAGACACAAACTCATAGGTAAACAAATGCAAATTGGGAAACAAATATGTGGTAATGCTTGAACACATGACCTTTCAATCAACGaaactctgataccatattaaactaccaattttcctaaaagcttaacaactataactaatatttttcatttctcatcCAAATAGATTGAACCCAAAAACTTTATGGATTAGAGGATTCAAAGACCTTGTTTCACTTACATTTGAGAAGTGACGTTTGTCTTTCATGGAAGTGTAGAGCGTAGGAAAGACTAGATGAGCGGAGAAACAAAAAGTATATAAGCTGAGAGCCGTGGGAATTCCACTCCAATTTAGAATTGTTTGTGTTCCATGAAATCCAACTCCATCAAATGCACCAACCCACAAAATCGATCCAATGATGATAACACAAGCTAAAATACCACTTACTGAGATATAAGAAAGAATACTCATGTTGTCGAACCAGACCGAGGGCAAAACGATAAGGCCAACGATTATTGTGAAGCTTTGCTTCCCTCCAATTCTTAGGCCTAAAATTTCAAATCCTATGTTTGGAAATAAATTCTGTAAGTTATCTCCTTCTAGAATTAGGAAGCCCGTTGCCACCAGGTACAGCTCTATAGACATGAGAATTGAGACGATCATTTTTCCATTGTTCCCAAAAGCTCGCTCACTGATGTCAGGGTAAGTTCGGATATTTGAATCTAC
The sequence above is drawn from the Vitis riparia cultivar Riparia Gloire de Montpellier isolate 1030 chromosome 6, EGFV_Vit.rip_1.0, whole genome shotgun sequence genome and encodes:
- the LOC117916762 gene encoding amino acid transporter AVT1I-like, which encodes MEAQAHVEEFSHTIPLMHDEINRGVDSSTLGTTTFFQTCFNGLNALSGVGILSIPYALASGGWLSLILLLAVAFISFYTGLLIQRCMDVDSNIRTYPDISERAFGNNGKMIVSILMSIELYLVATGFLILEGDNLQNLFPNIGFEILGLRIGGKQSFTIIVGLIVLPSVWFDNMSILSYISVSGILACVIIIGSILWVGAFDGVGFHGTQTILNWSGIPTALSLYTFCFSAHLVFPTLYTSMKDKRHFSNALAICYLFCTITYTSMATLGCLMFGSKVQSQITLNLPIDKLSSRVAVYTTLISPLSKYALMVRPILDATENWFPYDYSKSPLRFVMKTSLVISTIVVALALPFFGYLMSIVGACLSVTASILLPCLCYLKISGTYRRFGFELVIIGGIMLMGILVAVLGTYTSLVQLIEHL